TCTGAAGCCCACATCCATTACTGTACACACAGTACACCAACGCTTTGTGCTCAGTTCGCACTTCTCCGTAGATATTTGCACAACCCTCTCTTgtacagcattttttaaaaaatatttttcctttttcatgacacggtttttctgtgtagccctggaactcaattttctgcctcccaattgcttggattaaaggtgtgtgccaccatacccgaTCAGACAGCATTTTAACATTCATTCAGCAAATTAGCTGAAATCCCCATGAAGTGCGatcagaagaaataaatatacacGTTCACACGGAAATCTACAGCAGACCCCAGATCTAACTTCTCCCTTTCCGATTCCCTTGGTGAGCTGCAGGCACTTTTTAGGCAGTGCTTTGCAAGGTCGGTGCAAAGACTCAAACTTAGCTGACCATTCAAAATCCTCAACCCACGACGTCTCTCTATTTACAGTTCTTTTGCCACTTGCTTTAgtatctattttcatttgttgaaaatTTTGATTGCCAGTATCATTCTCATTAGTACAAAAACTTCCAGAAACACTTCTGTCGTTCCATCCATTATACTTAGAGGCTCAGTCCTCAAgtacaaaacagaaaatgctgCCAAGATCTTGGTAAGCATCACCATCCATAACTACTTTTATGCAACATTTCAAATGTCAAAAGCCAGAAAACTAGGAATAAACAACGAATTTAGATAAAAACTCGATCCATGCAGCACGTGTATGACTCAGCCTAGTCTTGGCCCCGCCTTACTCAAGAGCTGTCATTGACAGCAAGGAACCTTAACTGAAAGtcaaataatcttgcagaaaagCAAGGGGGAAGTGGCaagtggagggagtgggcgtTTCTCCGAGCGAGCATCCTGTAGCTTTAAGGCGCCATATTCCGAAACCGAGTCCGGTGTTGTGTGGTCACAAATTCAAGGTGTGCGATGCCCAGCATCACTAGCGGCGCCCTTCTGTTCGCTATCAGACTTAACAATTAACACATTCGCTCCCACCCTTGCTACAAAAATAAACACCTAGCCAGGGctcctccagcccccaaaagTGTGGAGTTTGACTTATTTGGGGAAACAGGTGTGCTGTCTTGCGCTtaacttagaagaaaaaaaaacacaaaaaagcgaAAACACCAATAAACATTCGTAAGGATTCCCGGTGGCTGAGAACCGAAAAGAATGCCGCGGCAAGGACTGGAGATTAGGCCGCGCCCTCAGCCCCCGGGAGGCGCGGAGCCCAGCGACGCCGGGGTGCCTCTGCGCGCCATCCCGAGGGCAAGGGCGGTCCTCCCGCAGCCACCTGTCCCGCCCCGCCCCGAGGGACCCGCCAGGCCCCTAGTGCGCAAGCGCCGACCCGCCAAGTCCGCAGCGCGGCCGGCGGGCAGGGCGCAAGCGCGGAAGCTCCAGGCAAGGGGCGGAGCCAATTTAGGAGGGAGAGTGGAGCGCGCCTAAATCCTAGAGAGGCGGGTCCGGAGCCGGAGGGGAAGGCCCTGCTTTCTGGGAGGTCTGCGCTTCGGGCGGCGGGCTTTGCCGCTCTCCGAGCTCACGCTTAACGAGACAATGGAGGAGGACATGGGCCCCGCCTGTGCCTGTCACAGATCTGCAGGCAGAAGTCGCAGCTGTCCGCAGGACACGAGGACTCGCGGGAAGCCGGTTCGCGggactgcgggggggggggggggggggagggcagcaCGGAGGGTCTGCGCAGGCGCCCCGCCTTCGCAGGCCACGCCCCCAGCCGCCTTGGCACGCCCTCCGCCTCTTCGGGGAGGCGCGGATCCGGGCGGTGGGCGGGACTCTGGCTCCGCGGCTGGCTCCGCCCCCGCGGCTTCCTATTGGGCGAGCGAGGGCGTCCCCCTCACACCGCCTTCGTATTGGCGCGCGCGTACGGACGCCGCGCCCCATTGGTCTGTTCTGATTTGGGCACCAAATTCAAAGATTTTAAAAGTACCAGCTGGCGCCTTTTAAGAGCTACAGCTCGGCGCAGCGGCCTGTCGCCTCTTTCCGGTGGTCGCCGCCACTTCACCTGCGTCGGAACCCGCGCCCTGCGGCATGAGCCGGCGCGTTTGCAGCGGTCTGTCCCGGCCGTCCTCCTGCCCCTGCGGCCTCGGCTCGCGTACGGTCCCGGACGGTGAGTGTGGCGGGCATCGTAGGGACGGGTTCCCCGCTCTGTGGCTGCAGCCTCATGACCGGGTGCATGTGCAGATTGTGGGGTCCCTGGCCTCGGGCGGCCTCCCGGGCCAGGGGAGGAGAGTCGCCTGGTGCAGAGGGGGGGCAGGTGTGCGGCTGGCAAGGGGTCCCACCAACCCATCCCATCCAGGTGTCCCGCCGTGGGGCCGTGCAGGTGGTGGCAGCTGCGCGCGGGATTCCACCCCAACCCCTGCATGGGCGCCAAaagccccctcccttcccccactcctgccCGAGCTGTGACAGGGCTTTGGGCTTCCAGACTTGCCAGAGGCgccatctccagccccctaaaccCCCTGTTCACAGTTGTTTAGCTAGCTCACTTCCTCAGTTTCCCAAACTCTTCTCCCTCAGCGTCCTGGCCGGAGAGCGCGGGAGATTGCACTCGCGCTTATCTCCCGCCCTCCCTCCTCGTGCACCGCGCCCTCGGGGCAGCTCCCACCACCGACCCCCTCAGCATTTCTAGGGGCTCCTTCCCTGCTCCCGCCAAATGTAGAGACCCCCTTCTGTCCACCCTACCAAATTCAATGGGAAAAgatctattttctctttttttcccccctcttctCTGAGTAAGTCTTAAGACCTGGAGTCCTCGGGGGAGGGTTTTGAAAAGCGCttcccccgccaaaaaaaaaaaaaatcaaaaacatgaATTTGCCTCTTATTTAGTTGATGGTGAGAAtcgaagattttttttttaccccctgTGGATTGAGAAATTAATGGTCACTTGTTTCAAAGCCTGGATGAGAGTTGAGCAAACTCAGTTGcatataaatataacatatattaattcTATATAAATTAATTCTATATAATCTTTGTTGCCTCACAATGAAAGACAGATGGATCTATTTTACCCTAGAAATTTTTGAAGCCGACGGTAAAAAACAATTCTTTGATATCTTCCTGCATAAGAAACGGAATTAGGTCTTGAGAGGTAGAAACTGGTGGATTAGCGCGTTGTGTTTGCAAAAGATCTTGAATCCTAAGTCAACCTTAAATGTCGGAAATGTAAAAGTTTTGCGGTGGAATTCTTTTGCTCGGCTTTCCTCCTCAGGAAATACGTGCTGCCTCCTAGTTCCCTCCCCGACTTGGTTTACAGctttgaagacattttttttaattacttttgtcCATTTACATATTTTTCCAAGTAGACTTAAAGGTTTTTTCCTGTGAATTCTACTTTTGGTCACCTTTAGTCAGGTTTAAGCAGAGAAGTGAGGGGCTTGACCTTGGCCACATGGTTGGACTGAGACTGAAACTTACTTAACAGATGGGCGAACTAGAGACTTTAATGCCAGTTTTAATTAGTGTTTGATATGGAATGTAAAGTCCAGGCTTGGTGCACTTTGTAACTCTCAAActggccccctcccccaccccacggACTGGACTGGGGCGGGGGATAAAGTTCTAAACAGTGAAATGTGAATTTTATCTGTAGGTTTGTTTTAAGGAAAACCAAAAATCTTCTAATAGAATAAGCTGGTTGGAACGTTCACCAGAGATCTTGCTCATTTGAAATTTTGCTTCCTAAATTTTTACTTGTGTGGAATTGATGTTAGCAATGGAGGAAATGTGAGGGAGGTTGGCTCAGTGTGGGTGACTGACGCTCTTGAGTAATAGTTTTCATCCCCATTTTGTGGATGGGAAAACTAAGGCTTTAGAGTtaattttttgtcattttctccCAGCTTGGTAAATGGTATTCTATATGATAACTGCTGGAGTCTTCAACCACgggatattttcttttattctacttAATAATACATATCCTGTGCATTGGTTAATTGGGGTCATTTGCCTGCATTTCTACTACAGCCTTGCGCCCTAGACCCACTGGGATTCTTCTAAACACTTGTAGCCTTGATTTCATATACTTCCCTGCAATTCACCATTGCCGGTGACCTGGGACCTTTTCAAATTTGGAGCcaaatttctttctgtttagaAAAATACAAAGGTTTTGTCTGCGTGTCTCTAATGAGTATCAGATGGATAAAATGACAGAACTAGACACGTGCCCCATATATTGTTTGATTGGGGGGTATGGAATCAGATAATCTGCTTTTTTATGTGTGATTAATTGATGACATAAACAGAATACAAAATATTTCCGGTTTTTTAGGAGCTCTTAGCTTGATCTTTGGAAAGTTCTTCATCCAAGAttgatttatatataatatatataatgcattcatttcagatttttgttttctgatactttctctaatttagaaaacaaaaaataaagggaCTCCTATAGTCtggaaaagttttttaaaaactggttaaAAAAATGAAGTGTGGCCAGCATGTGAAATACAGTCCCAAGCCAGCTGGAAAAGCTCCTAAGAGCAAAACTTAGAACAGTCTGAGCCAAGAGAAGCCTCCCTGGACTAGGTTTGGTGCCAGAGCTGTTCGCTGAGGTGTTCTTGCTCCTGCCAGTCCTGTCTCAGATGAGGAAATGCATTAGAGAAATCTCAGTTCCGAGGCATTGACTAAGGAAGCCAGAGCTGAAGGTAAATGTGCCGTCTCACCAGCTTGCCACCTGTGCCCAAccaccagaacccacataaagagagaagaaaaccaactTCATGGTCGCCCTCTGACCACATGTGCATCGTGCTGAATGCATGCCCTCACAAAAACATGGAGGGTAAGAGGAAGCCTACAGAAATAGTGATAGCTGGATGGAATGTGGTGGCCTGGAACAGGGAGAAGAGATGAAGTACCATGTAACCAGGGGTTTTGGTTAATATTCTACTGGTTGggacatgtgtgccatggtaacGCAACATGTCCATTTCTGTTGGTGGGTGCATAAGGGCATTGATCCTTGGTTTGAAACCCTGGGGTCAGGCCCCAACAAGGAGTAGGAGGGAACATGTTAGCCCCAAAGTGATTTATcttgtttcttgtgttcttttcaTAGGTCGTAAAGAAGAAAGCCCGGCTCTTTGTGTTAAAATGAAGTGTTTTAATTGTGACCCTGATCTTTCTGAACTTGAAGTGGTGAAGCCTGACAGTGAGCGGCAAGGTTCCTACAGCCCTGTGTGTGTGGAGCCTTCCTGTAAGGACTGCTTTAGAAACCAGGAAAGGGTATCTTTCATCGAGTCACCAATTGTGGGACATGATAACAATAAGGAAAATCAGCGGGTACAAAAAATACTCAACAGTTCTAGTGAAATAGAAGCGCTAGAGAGCAGCCGGCTGTATGAAGATAGCGGCTATGCGTCGTTTACCCTTCAAAGTGAACATGAGGATGGCATCCTTATTCTGGAGAATTTCAGAAACAGTACCCAGCCCTGCTTGCTGCCATCCCAGAGCCCAGACCAGTGTCCCAATAAGAACCTCCTGCCTGTTCTGCATTTTGAAAGAGTGGTTTGCTcaacattaaaaaagaattctaagaGGAACCCTAAAGTGGATCGAGAAATGCTGAAGGAAGTTATTGCCAGTGGAAACTTTAGACTGCAAAATATAATTGGCAAGAAAATGGGCCTGGAACATCTAGATATCCTTACTGAGCTCTCCCGGAGGGGATTTAAACACCTTTTAGCTAATATTTTGACGAAGCTCAGCGGCATGGACTTAATAAAGTGAGTGTTTCACGCTGTGTGTTAGATAACACGGGACCCTCTTGTGCAGACGAGTACAGCGGCCTTAACAGAGCTGGTCATGTTTGATGGGTGGCATTTGAAATGAAAGAAAGTTTATGGAAATCTACATCTAGTGTGGTCACTTAGAATTTTGTAGTCTTGCTATTAGAAGGCTGTGTTCTGTACCGGGTGATCTGGTGTCTGAAGTGAAACAGGGTAGATGAGTTGGTTTCTGTCGTTGGCTGGTTTCTGTAATCCGCACTGTGGAGTGTGCTGTTTCAGTTAATATAGTATTACAAGTGGCCAAGAGTTCTCTTATCAGATAGTTAAGGTGGAGGTGTGCACACTGTGCTGGTTTGAAATTGGTTCTCTggacagatacaaaaaaaaatttaggccgggcggtggtggcgcacgcctttaatcccagcacttgggaggcagaggcaggtggatctctgtgagttcgagaccagcctggtctacaagagctagttccaggacaggctccaaaaccacagagaaaccctgtctcgaaaaaccaaaaaaaaaaaatttagatgtCACGGAAGCTTGATGgagcttttaaaacattttggcCCTCTGGTAGTCTGGTTAAGCATTAGTAACTGGGCCTGGTCATCTAAGCAATATTGATGTCTAGTTGGGTGAGTGAAGCTTGCGCTGGGCTCTGTTCTTGGTTCATCTTCACATCTTTGTCTCCTTCCCTTCTAGCTTGTGTAAAGTGAGCAGAATTTGGAAGAAGATCGTAGAGAACGATAAAGGAGCATCCCAGCTGTACAGCAGAGCCATGCAGAGAGTCCTGGTAAGTTCAATGCCATTGCTCTTTTTCCTTAGAAATCTGGGTGGTGGCggaggcacaggcctttaattccagcctttgggaagcagaggcgagtggatctctgagttcaaggacagcctggactacgtgAAAACTAAAAAAGACTTTTGTAACTCTCTGAAATTCATAAAGCAGCACTTCAGCCTcccaggcaggggctggagaggaagaggaagggtttGAGAGGCTGGAGGTGTGCAGGTCTTCCATAGAGATCATTGCACTTTGGTTACACTTCCATAACTGGAAACATTGTTTTGTGCGAACTGATTTCTAAATAAGGGCTGTGTGTTAGCTTGGTCAGTTACAAGAAGAAATGAATTGTTAACATACTGGATTGTCTTACTGTTCAGTGGTTCTGAACcgttctaatgctgtgaccctttactacctcatggtgtggtgacccctcaccatgaaattaattttgttgctgcttcataactgtaattttgctactgttatgagtagtaatgtaaatatttgatgatGTGCatcccctgtgaaagggtcattagaCTCCTCCCCGAAAgtgtcacaacccacaggttggtGTACACTGCTGGTATAGAGAAAGTATTTAGTTTTCTGAAGTGATTGGTGATTGTCGTATTTCTGATACTGATCAGTATGTGATTGGATATGTTTGGGCAACAAATGCTACTTAGACTTAACCAGGTGACTTTAGACAAGGGATACTTAAATTCTGTGCTCGGTTTCTTTATTGGTAATGGAAATCTGTTTCAAAGGGTTACCTAAATCTGCTGCTATGGTAGGGTGGTGGCTAATATCTGTAATCCGGGAATTTGGGGGGTTTAAGAAGATTGAGAACTGGAGCTACATTGTGACCTCTTCTCAAAAACCTGAACTGCATGTTTGGTGGCTGGCTACTGCCACCTACTGGTAGTGGGGAGAATGACCTTATGCTCTGCTCACAGAGCTTTGGTCTTGGTTAAAGTCACCTTGATCTCTCATAGGCTTATCTTAATTGGCACTTTCGTGAGTTTAAAATCTCCTATTAAACCCCTTTTCAACCAGGACACCAATAAGTTGTCACTGCACACTTCAACCAGAGGGTACGTTGTGAGCAGAACGGCACTGACCTCTGTCCAGAAGTCATCGACTTGGGCTCCTACCAAAAAAGATGCTCAAGCCAAGTTCCCTAGGCAGCGTGATCAGAAGGGTTCTGCCTACAGCCGGTACAGTGAGTTCCTTGAGGTAACTATCTAATCGGTGTAATAGAACTAGGGGCACTTACTGTTAAAGGGAGCTAACGTTAAGTAGGGTtccaaagtacatggtatctagTGTTTGCCACCCACTTTAATTAAGTGATAATGTTCTTTCAGTTTCGAGTAAGAAGCATTAGGGCAATTATTGAAGAGGTCGTGTCTTCTGTCCTCCTTGTTCAAACTATTCCATACTACATTTTGTAGTGAATGCTGTCATTAGGAGAGCAGGTGGACAAAAGGGCCTTTCAGAAGGGCAGTTTGCTGTAACTCCTGAACCGTTGGGTGGTAGATACTAAAATGTCCCTGtaaatatttatctgtatatTGGAGGCATGACTGCCCTTCCTGGTTTAGTTACTAAAATTTGGTCCACCAAAATACatgtatgggttttttttcttctaggtgGGCAAGACATTAAAAAACAACGAAAGCCTCAAAGCCTGTGTTCGCTGTAATTTCCCTGCCAAGTATGACCACTATTTAGAGCGAGCAACCTGCAAACGGGAAAGCTGTGGATTCGACTATTGTACAAGATGTCTGTGTGATTATCATACCAACACCAAAGACTGTTCAAATAGCAAACTCCTCAAAGCCAGCTGTAAAGTGACGGGCCCTTTGCCTGGaacaaaaaagagtaaaaagaactTACAAAGATTGTGACCCTTAGTAAATCAATTGCAGGTGACCTTAAGGTCACCTTTTAAAGAAATGTGAGCTTTTATGCCTGGAACCTTTATGCCCCTTGAGGAATAGAGGACATACAGCCTcttaaaacaatacagtttgatatgaaaaaattaaaatccatatAAATGCAAAAGAtatcttttaagaaaagaaactggATATCTATTTGTAGTTAGATGGTAAAATCAATTTATTGGATTTTATGGCAGGTAAAGGCTGCAATTTTATGGAGTCTTTAAAACGATGTGGTTCAGTGTTGGCATCTGTGATGCTTTACCAATTGTTCTTGTCAGCTTGAGTCTGCAtttaaatgtctgtctttgtcagTGTGAGCCTTTTTCAGTGTTTCAAATATCTGTTGTAACTTGTTTGCTTTATTTCCagtctgttttttaatgtttttttatacctgtaaatatttctgtttttacgtgccaaagaaaataaatatacataacttaattttgttataaataaaattgttataaGTTCATTGATGCatgctgtttatttttatgaactTGTTAGCACTGGAAACGAGCGCATTGAGCTGTGAAAGGGATTTCTCTCTCCTGGTGGCTTATGTAGTGAGTCCTGTAGACCTGTAGATAGACACTTATAGATGCTGCAGCTCCTTAAACATAAGTATGGTGGGGGAGGGCCTGAGTCCTGTAGACCTGTAGATAGACACTTATAGATGCTGCAGCTCCTTAAACATAAGTATGGTGGGGGAGGGCCACTTTCCGTGTCGAGACCAGCACATCAGAGTAGTGGGCAATTGCTTGATTTTACTTTCTGGTTTTTGTTGGTTTATCCAACAAAAATTTGTTCTAGGTAACCTGCAGTTGCCAGTGTGGCGATCTTGTCTTGCATTAGCTTATGTTCATCATGAGCAATCTGTCTCCCCACTCCTGCAGGTTTAATAACTTGATGCACACAGTGTTCCTAGTGTTTGCTTCATGCAGGACTGGAAATCCGTCCCTCAGTGCTTTCCTGGCTTTGGGGATTGCTAATGAGCAAATTAGGGTTGCTTCTTGTTTTTagggttttgtgggttttttttaattgtagtttggtttgatttttttgtttttggttttcgaggcagaatttctctatgtagctctggctgtcttggaaatcattctgtagaccaggctgacctgaccTCAAGTCATTTCTAATGGGATTACCTATGGAAATAACTTGGTACCTGAAACTCAGTATTATTCTGTACTATTGATACTTTAAGCTTGAGCagggcttttttttgttgttgttatattttgGTTAATTTTGATTTCCAAATGTCTCCTGAAGCTGGTGGTGTATTTCCCTCCCTTAGATTTGAGGAGTTTTTACACTTGCATTAAATAGGTTTTCTGCATCATTagtctgcctcagcctttcaacaACACTGGGTCTCAGGTTTGGTTTCTTAGTTGGATCAAAGATGTCGTAATtgctttccccacccccaccacttaATGTTGCCTGACTAATTCCTGGGTCTGTAATTCCTGCTACTCATTCATCAGCTTGGTCTCACCTGTTGGAGGAGCCTTAGGGTTCCTGTTACTATTGAAACACCAGAGCCAAAGACAGCTTGGAGGAGAAAGTTAATTTCACTCAGTTCAGATCGGTTCATCAAAAGCAGACAGGTGTAAGAAggtaggtgtttttttttttttgatttgcatttctctgatgactaaggatgaacatgtccttaagtgtcttttttagatttctctgttgagggttctctgtttaggtctgtactccattttttttattggattatttgtacttttgataaccaatttcttgccaagttcaaaaacactaatgacaacttgtgctgcagagattgtggggaaatcggaatactcctgcattgttggtgggaatgcaagctggtacagcccctttggatgtcagtgtagcgatttctcagaaaattaggaaacaaccttcctcaagaccagtaatactacttttgagtatatatccaaaggatgctcaatcgtgccacaaggacatgtgctcaactatgttcataacagcattgtcatagccagaacctggaaataataaatgccctttgactgaagaatggataagaaaaatgtggtacatttacacaatggagtactacacagaaaaaaataacgacaccttgaattttacaggaaaatggatggagctaggaaacattttgagtgaggtaccccagacAGAGAAAATGTACTCACGCatgagtggtttttaaacataaagaaaatcagcctacaaatcacaattgcAGAGAACTTCAACAatgaggaacctaagagagatatacatggatctaatctacatgggaagtagaaaaagacaagatctcctgagtaaattgggagcatggggaccctgagggagggatggaggggagaggcagggaggggagctgagaaaaatgtagagctcaaataaaaatcaataaatataaaaaaaaacaaaataaagcagacaggccaggaacctggaggctggagctgatgcagaggccatggaggagtgttgctcactggcttgctcggcctgctttTTTACAGAATATGAGaacagcccaggaatggcaccatccacagtaggctgggcttttcctcatcaatcactaagaaaatgctccGCAGGCTTGCCTACATCCCAggcattttctgtcttttaagcCAGCAGTTCTCACCCTGGGGTCAGGATACCCTGGGAGGGCCAAACGACCCTTTCttgagtcacatatcagatatttatattacaattcaactagcaaaattacaattatgaagtagcaacaaaaatagttttatggttgggggatcaCCACACAAGAAGAACCGTATTTAAGGGTCTCAgcgttaggaagattgagaaccactgctctaaactgAGCTGTCCTGCCACCCCTTTCTTGGTCTCTAGTATGATTCTTTCCTTGGGACAGTTGGTATCTCCCCTTGGTTACCAAAACTTCTATCCCATCATTTGAGGGAAGCCTCTAATTTAGTTTTTGAAGAAAATTTCAATATGCCTATGttacttatttcattttgtctttaattGGACACaggttatctgggaagaggaaataaacccccctccccccactgagaaaatgcctccataaaattggCCTGTGGACACATCTGTGgagaagcattttcttgattactgagTGATgtggaaggcccagcccactgtcaTTGGTGCCACCCTGTATGCACGTCTCCGGGGTGTATAAAACAGCAAGCTGAGTGAGCCACAGAGCAAGCTACTATTTCTCCACGGTCTTGGCTTCAGTTCCcataccttgagttcctgctctgacttcgcCTTC
This genomic window from Chionomys nivalis chromosome 2, mChiNiv1.1, whole genome shotgun sequence contains:
- the Fbxo5 gene encoding F-box only protein 5, which codes for MSRRVCSGLSRPSSCPCGLGSRTVPDGRKEESPALCVKMKCFNCDPDLSELEVVKPDSERQGSYSPVCVEPSCKDCFRNQERVSFIESPIVGHDNNKENQRVQKILNSSSEIEALESSRLYEDSGYASFTLQSEHEDGILILENFRNSTQPCLLPSQSPDQCPNKNLLPVLHFERVVCSTLKKNSKRNPKVDREMLKEVIASGNFRLQNIIGKKMGLEHLDILTELSRRGFKHLLANILTKLSGMDLINLCKVSRIWKKIVENDKGASQLYSRAMQRVLDTNKLSLHTSTRGYVVSRTALTSVQKSSTWAPTKKDAQAKFPRQRDQKGSAYSRYSEFLEVGKTLKNNESLKACVRCNFPAKYDHYLERATCKRESCGFDYCTRCLCDYHTNTKDCSNSKLLKASCKVTGPLPGTKKSKKNLQRL